A window of Sebastes umbrosus isolate fSebUmb1 chromosome 3, fSebUmb1.pri, whole genome shotgun sequence contains these coding sequences:
- the rln3b gene encoding relaxin-3b → MWKAALLTLGLLVALVDRVQSNDGHPSFYGVKLCGREFIRAVIFTCGGSRWRRSLGDSARIGEEAFDPWNTNPIPQLTGEQDPAESQVWRDQKLNEASVAAGFSRSARSPISEEVLEALRSTDRKGRDVVVGLSNACCKWGCSKSEISSLC, encoded by the exons ATGTGGAAGGCAGCGCTCTTGACCCTGGGCTTGTTGGTGGCACTGGTGGACAGGGTGCAGTCCAATGACGGCCATCCCTCTTTCTATGGGGTGAAACTGTGTGGAAGAGAGTTCATACGGGCTGTCATCTTTACCTGCGGTGGTTCTCGCTGGAGGAGAAGCTTAGGAGACTCAG CTCGCATTGGAGAAGAGGCCTTTGACCCATGGAACACAAATCCCATCCCTCAACTTACCGGTGAGCAGGATCCTGCAGAGTCCCAAGTATGGAGAGATCAAAAATTGAACGAGGCATCTGTGGCTGCTGGATTCAGCCGCTCAGCTCGCTCACCAATCTCAGAGGAGGTGCTGGAGGCTCTACGGAGCACAGACAGGAAAGGACGAGACGTAGTGGTCGGACTGTCCAACGCCTGCTGCAAGTGGGGCTGTAGCAAGAGTGAAATCAGCTCTCTGTGCTGA
- the rfx1b gene encoding MHC class II regulatory factor RFX1 — translation MATSGYSEDLQPQQANAVTIATPASTTTPSSAKTALFRSEIPPSSGTGASANQSAAASKTGQDALCSQAPPTSQSQKAVVLTTPTQHYVTPEIQHSVVQKSNGQSNSPQYIIVTVTEGSVHSNDSLSDSSPPAPGVPTQVVQPVQTTQQRSVLQSVLQAAKRIQTGHINSLQSVHINQEVEHVYSGQVQYVDGGGDAAFTTSSIRSSNYPFSDSPLYSQTPPSSSSYYETTPSTESDITGSVTSQSVSVATAGANSGGVAPSGGGYIIQGGYVLGGGAGGGQSYSSPNSRAPPATVQWLCDNYEGAEGVSLPRCTLYYHYLLHCQEQKLEPVNAASFGKLIRSVFMGLRTRRLGTRGNSKYHYYGLRIKSGSPLLRLMDEQQHMAMRQQPFSQKNRIKPLHKAQGISNGTSGGLGQQAGALCDISAQVQQYQQFLEASRPLPDFVDIDLQERTLPDGILLEHLKAFQTLYREHCEAILDVMVNLQFTLVETLWKSFWRFCHSSDAESLNLHDESEKRLPKSCLVVLCKYEPVLRWTKECDNLLYQTLVEILIPDVLRPIPSALTQAIRNFAKSLESWLSGAMMNIPEEMVRIKVVCVGSFSQTLRRYTSLNHLAQAARAVLQNSAQINQMLSDLNRVDFTNVQEQASWVCQCEDSVVQRLEQDFKMTLQQQNSLEQWATWLDGVVSEALKPYEHNPVALPKAAKVFLLNWSFYSSMVIRDLTLRSAASFGSFHLIRLLYDEYMYYLIEHRVAQAKGVTPIAVMGEFASTIKSRISPDMEKEEEEDDEEEESDDEGGDLVLQSSSLSAMDDDKDSMEPPAKLPRTTFNLHTLTDSSPP, via the exons ATGGCAACTTCTGGATACTCGGAGGACCTTCAGCCTCAGCAGGCCAACGCAGTAACCATAGCAACACCTGCTTCCACCACCACACCCTCGTCTGCAAAGACCGCACTCTTCCGGTCGGAGATCCCACCGAGCTCTGGAACCGGTGCGTCGGCGAACCAATCAGCCGCCGCCTCAAAGACAGGACAGGATGCACTTTGTTCTCAAGcgccgcccaccagccagagccaGAAGGCAGTGGTTCTGACCACTCCCACGCAGCACTATGTGACCCCAGAAATCCAGCACTCTGTGGTCCAGAAAAGTAACGGTCAGAGCAACTCGCCCCAGTACATCATAGTAACTGTTACAG AGGGCTCCGTTCACTCCAATGACAGCCTGTCAGACTCCAGCCCACCTGCCCCTGGTGTTCCTACTCAGGTGGTCCAACCGGTGCAGACCACCCAACAG AGGTCAGTGTTGCAATCGGTGTTGCAGGCAGCCAAGAGGATTCAGACTGGCCACATCAACAGCCTACAGTCGGTGCACATTAACCAGGAG GTGGAGCATGTGTACTCCGGCCAGGTGCAGTATGTGGACGGAGGAGGAGACGCAGCTTTTACCACGTCCTCCAT TCGATCGAGCAACTACCCTTTCTCCGACTCGCCCCTCTACTCCCagacccctccctcctcctcctcctactacgAGACCACGCCCAGCACTGAGTCAGACATCACCGGCTCTGTGACCTCGCAGTCGGTTTCTGTGGCAACAGCGGGAGCCAATAGCGGGGGAGTCGCTCCGAGTGGAGGGGGGTACATCATTCAGGGAGGCTACGTGttaggaggaggagcaggtggaggaCAGAGTTACTCCAGCCCCAACTCTCGTGCCCCACCCGCTACT GTGCAATGGCTGTGTGATAACTACGAGGGGGCGGAGGGCGTGAGTTTACCTCGCTGCACCCTCTACTACCACTACCTGCTGCACTGCCAGGAGCAGAAACTAGAACCTGTCAATGCTGCATCCTTCGGTAAACTCATCAGGTCTGTCTTCATGGGGCTACGCACACGGAGATTAGGGACCAg agggaACTCTAAGTACCACTACTATGGTCTGAGGATCAAGTCTGGTTCCCCACTGCTCAGACTGATGGATGAACAACAGCACATGGCGATGAGGCAGCAGCCTTTCTCGCAGAAAAACAG GATAAAGCCACTTCACAAGGCACAAGGGATCTCCAATGGGACATCAGGTGGGCTGGGTCAGCAGGCGGGGGCGCTGTGTGATATTTCAGCGCAGGTGCAACAGTATCAGCAGTTCCTGG AAGCATCAAGGCCGCTGCCGGACTTTGTGGACATTGATCTGCAAGAGCGAACCCTGCCTGATGGGATCCTTCTAGAACACCTCAAGGCCTTTCAGACTCTCTACAGAGAGCACTGTGAG GCCATTCTGGACGTGATGGTCAACCTTCAGTTCACTCTTGTGGAGACACTATGGAAATCCTTCTGGAGGTTCTGCCACAGCAGCGACGCAGAGTCACTCAACCT GCACGACGAGTCTGAGAAGCGTCTGCCCAAGTCGTGCCTGGTGGTGCTGTGTAAGTACGAGCCAGTGCTGCGCTGGACGAAAGAGTgcgacaacctgctctaccagACTCTGGTGGAGATCCTCATCCCTGATGTGCTGAGACCCATCCCTA GTGCCTTAACTCAGGCCATCCGCAACTTTGCCAAGAGTCTGGAGAGTTGGTTGTCAGGCGCCATGATGAACATCCCAGAAGAGATGGTTCGCATAAAG GTGGTGTGTGTGGGCTCCTTCTCCCAGACGCTGCGCCGCTATACCAGCCTGAACCACCTGGCCCAAGCAGCCCGTGCCGTTCTCCAGAACTCCGCCCAGATCAACCAGATGCTCTCAGACCTCAACAGGGTTGATTTCACTAACGTACAG GAGCAGGCATCCTGGGTATGTCAGTGTGAAGACAGTGTGGTACAGCGGCTGGAGCAGGACTTTAAAATGACTCTGCAGCAGCAAAACTCTCTGGAGCAGTGGGCCACCTGGCTGGATGGTGTTGTCTCTGAGGCCCTAAAGCCCTACGAGCACAACCCCGTCGCTCTACCAAAAGCTGCCAAGGTCTTCCTGCTCAACTGGTCCTTCTATAG CTCTATGGTAATCCGAGACCTGACTCTGCGCAGCGCTGCCAGCTTTGGCTCCTTCCACCTGATCCGCTTGCTGTATGATGAGTACATGTACTACCTGATAGAACACAGGGTGGCCCAGGCTAAAGGAGTGACACCCATTGCTGTCATGGGAGAA TTTGCCAGCACCATCAAGAGCCGAATCTCTCCGGACATGGAGAAAG aagaagaagaggacgacgaggaagaggagagcgaCGACGAGGGCGGGGATCTCGTGTTGCAGTCCAGCTCCCTGAGCGCGATGGATGACGACAAGGACTCGATGGAGCCGCCCGCCAAGCTGCCCAGGACGACTTTCAATCTGCACACTCTGACCGACAGCTCACCACCTTAG